The genomic interval TCGCCATGGTCGAAGGGGATATCGAGATTGCGGGCGGCGGCGATCTCCTGCGCCGTGGAGAGCATGTCGGGTGCGAAATCGACACCCGTGACATCGAAGCCGCGTTCGGCGAGGCGTCGGGCCGTCCAGCCCGTGCCCGTCGCGACATCCAGGATCCGCTCGCTGGTCGTCGGTGCGAAGCGGTTGATGCAGTGCTCGATCGCGTCGAGGATGCCGCGACTGATCTCGTCATAAGTGCGGCCGGCACTCGACCAGGTGGCCGACGGCGTTTCGTTGTGGCTGCGGATAATAGAGTCGGGATGTTCCGTTGCTGTGGTCATCGTCATCTCCTTCGAAAGTCATATACAGCACAGGAAAACCTGCGATAGGGTGAGAGCATTCCCGAGCCAGCCCGCATCCATCCAGTTCACAATGTGAACTTTGGGCGGGTGTCCGCGGCAGTTGCGCCGCTCGGGAAGCCACGGAGAAGCCGGGAGGCGATCCGATGACCGAGGACAGTGGGTACGGACAGTTCTGTCCTGTCGCGAAAGCCGCCGAGATCCTTGCCACGCGCTGGACACCGCTGATTCTGCGTGAACTGATCAGTGGCAGTACGCGTTTCAACGACATTCACCGCGGCGTGCCGCTGATGCCCCGGGCCTTGCTGTCGAGGCGGCTGAAGGAACTCCAGACCGCGGGCATCGTGGAGCGGGTGCCAATGGAGGAGTCGAAGAACGCCAGCTATCTGTTGACTCAGGCGGGCGAGGACCTGCGTCCGATCATCGTCTCCATGGGCATCTGGGGACAGCGCTGGGTGGAAAGCGCGCTGGAAGGTCCCGACTGGGATGCCGGCGTGTTGATGTGGGATATGCGGCGCAGGCTCGATACCAGCTATCTGGGGAAGCCACGAACTGTCCTGCAGTTCGAATACCAGGATGCGCCCGCCGAGATGCGACTCTGGTGGCTGTTGATCGAGGACGGGGCGATCGACCTCTGCCAATCGGATCCGGGTTTCGAGGTCGATCTCTATGTCCTGACCACGGTTCCGGTGATGAGTCAGGTCTGGATCGGCAAGGCATCACTGGGACGGGCCATGGCAGATGACGAGATCGTTCTGCATGGCGACGCGGACCTGCGCCGGAACTTCAGCCGCCTGTTGCAGCTCTCCGTGATCGTCG from Fodinicurvata sediminis DSM 21159 carries:
- a CDS encoding winged helix-turn-helix transcriptional regulator, yielding MTEDSGYGQFCPVAKAAEILATRWTPLILRELISGSTRFNDIHRGVPLMPRALLSRRLKELQTAGIVERVPMEESKNASYLLTQAGEDLRPIIVSMGIWGQRWVESALEGPDWDAGVLMWDMRRRLDTSYLGKPRTVLQFEYQDAPAEMRLWWLLIEDGAIDLCQSDPGFEVDLYVLTTVPVMSQVWIGKASLGRAMADDEIVLHGDADLRRNFSRLLQLSVIVEAASQPPRMQIT